Within the Anaerolineales bacterium genome, the region GCGTGACCGCGCCATGCTCCCGGGGGTGGCAGAGTTCTTTGAAGCACTAAATGCCCGGCAGCTGCCCTTCGTCATCGCCACCAACAACGCCACCTCGGCGGCCTCGGTAATCTGCGAGCGACTGGTGTCCGCCGGCGTCTCCCTCAGCGAAGCTCAGGTGATCACCTCCGCCCAGGCAGCCGCAGCCTTCCTGCAGCAGCAAGTCGGCGCCGGCACTTCGGTTTATGTCGTCGGCGAGTCCGGCTTGCGCTCGGCGGTGATCGAGGCTGGGATGAAGATTGTGGACAGGGCCGAGGCGGCGGACGTGGTGGTGGCCGGGCTGGAACGCGGCCTGTCCTGGGAGAGCCTGTCCGAGGCGACCCTGGCCATCCGGGCCGGCGCCCTGTTCGTCGCCACCAACACCGACGCCACCTTCCCCTCGGAGCGCGGGCTTCTGCCCGGGGCCGGCGCCGTCATCGCCGCCCTGCAGACGGCCTCCGGCGTGAACCCGGTGGTGATCGGCAAGCCCGAGCCTCACCTCTTCCTGGTGGCGGTCGACCGGTTGGGCACCCGCCGGGAGCGCACCCTGGTCGTTGGCGACCGACTGGAAACCGACATCCTTGGAGCCCGGCGCGCCGGCTTGCCTTCGGCCCTGGTCCTCACGGGCGTCACCCGTCGTGAGGACCTGCCCGACGTCGACGTGCAACCCGACTGGGTGTTTGCCGACCTCCCGGCGCTGACGGCGGCCCTCGAGACCGCCAGGTGACCCGGCCCCTGGTCTTCGACTTGCCGCTCGAGGCACTCCAGGCCTGGGTGTCTGCGGCCGGCGAGCCGCCCTACCGCGCCCTGCAGATCTGGCAACACCTGTATCGCTCACTGGCCACCGACCCGCTGCAGCTGAGCGATATGCCCCGGCCGCTCCGGCTTCGGCTGCAGCAGGAATTCGATTTCTCCGGGCTTGAACCGACCGCGGCCCTGTCATCGGCCGACGGCAAGACCGAGAAGACCCTGTACCGGCTGCGGGACGGGCAAGCGGTCGAGGCAGTATGGATGGGCTACGACCGCCGGCGCACAGTCTGCATCTCGACCCAGGCCGGGTGCGCCATGGGGTGCTCCTTCTGCGCCACCGGTCAGATGGGATTTGGACGCCATTTAACCTCCGGCGAAATTGTCGAGCAGGTGCTCGACAGCGCCCGGCGTCTCAGAGCTCAAGCAAGCCAATTGACGAACATCGTCGTGATGGGCATGGGGGAGCCCTTCCACAACTACGAAGCCACGATGCAGGCCCTGGACCGCCTCAATGACGGACGCGGCTTTGGCTTCGGCGCCCGCCGAATGACGGTTTCAACGGTCGGAATTGTGCCCATGATCGAGCGTTTCACGGCCGAAAACCGGCAGATCAACCTGGCCATCTCGCTGCATGCCGCCACCAACGACCTACGCGACCAATTGCTCCCGGTCAACCGGCGGTATCCGATCGAGACGCTGCTGCACGCTTGCCGGGAGTACGTTGGGCGGACCCATCGGCGGATCAGCTTCGAGTGGGCGCTCATCGACGGGGTGAATGACGGCCCGCAACAGGCCCAGGCACTGGCGGCCTTGCTGCGAGGGCTGACCTGCTACGTCAACCTGATTCCGCTCAACCCGACCGATGGATTCTCCGGGGCGGCGACGTCCTCCAAGGCCGCCCGGGCGTTCGCCGCTGTCCTGCAAGCAGGCGGGATCCCGTCCACCGTGCGGCAGCGCCGCGGGATCGAGATTCGCGCTGGCTGCGGCCAGCTGGCAGCACCGGTCATTCATCCGCCATCGGCGGCCGACTCAGAGCCGGGTGGGTAGGCCCAAGCCGGTCCCCGGATCAAGAAACCGACAGCGCCCCTTGCGGGGCGCTGTCGATGCGGCAGCAGGCAGCCCACTCAGCCCGCAAAGCCATGACGATGCAGCCGCTCCCCGGCCTCGATGGTCAGGGGGACAACCACGTGGATCCGGGTGCCCTGTCCCTGTCCAGAGTCGATGTGCAGAACCCCGCTCACGAGCTCTGTCCGTTCGCGCAAGTTGAGCATCCCCAAGCTGCCCCGCCGCTCGTAGTCGGCCTCCACCGAGCGCACGTCGAAGCCTACTCCATCGTCTGCAACCTCGAGGTGAAGCAAGTCCCCGTCGCGCTGCATTCGAACCCAGACGTGGTCGGCGCGTGCGTGCTTGCGGGCATTGTTGAGCGCCTCTTCGGCGATGAAGAAAAGGACCCCTTGCTTGCCGACCTCCAGCTCCTCGACCGCCTCCGGCGAGGCCTCGATGATCACCTGCTGGTCATGAGTTTCCTTCATCTGGTTGGCCAGGTACTGCAATGCCGGCACCAGGCCTTCGGTCTCAAGCACCAGAGGCCGGAGGGTGAACAGCATCTGGCGGATCTCCTTCGAGGTCCGCCTTGCCAGCTCCTCGATCTTGAACAGCTCATCGGCAGCCGCCATGGGGTTGCGCTCGATCAGCCTGCGGGCGAAGTTTACCCGCATGGCAATGGCCCCGACCGACTGGGTGGGCCCGTCGTGCAGGTCGCGGGCAAGCTTCTTGCGCGCCTCCTCCTGGCTCTCGGCGATGCGCTCCTTTTCGACTTCTAGCTCTCGGTACAGACGGGAGTTCTGCAGCGCGGTCACGGCCTGCTGGGAAACTGCTTCCAGCAGCTCCAGGCGCTCCTCGTTGAAATAGCCTGGGACGGGATGGGCGAAAAGCAACGCTCCATAGGCTTCCATGCCGACAATCAGCGGGACGCAGACCGCCGCCTGACACACCTGCACGGCTGCGAAGCGCTTGATCTCGGGGTCGTGGGCCGGATCGACCGCCGCCTGCAACGTACCCCTCTGCAGGGCCTGGCCCAACAGCCCGTCGCGTCCGGGCAGACGCACGCGCATGTCGGCCGGGCTGAACCCTCGGCCGGTCTCCAAGCTCAATTCGTCATCCTGGAACAGCAATAGCCCGCCGACCAGCCGGGTATCTTCTGCGGCGCCGTTGGCGATGGCGCTGGTGCACAGATCGACGACCATCGTCAGGACACGGTCGTAGTTCAGGGTGAGGTTGAGCTCCGCCGACTTGCGGATGATCAGCTTGAGGCGGGCGAGCTCATGCTCCAGTTCGTCTACCCGACGTCCCCGGTCTCGGGTGGCATCGCGACCTGAGGCCGGCTCTCGCTTGCCCAGGAAATCGGACAGCCAGAGCACCACCGGCAGACCGAAGGCCAGCCACACCGGCGCCGCGGCCCCATCGCCCAGCTCCGTCGTCGCTAGCTCACGCACCAGTGACCAGGGAACGTCCGTCAGGTGCATCTTATCCTTCCGCAGGTTCCGCCCTCATCCGCAAGACATCAGAGCAGGGCAGACACTTGCATGTCTGCCGGGGCATGCTTCAAGTATGCCACAGCGGGCCAATGCGGGGTCCTTACGGACGGTTTACAGAGGCCTCGCTACCGGTCTCCGAACTCGGCGCTTTCCGTCTCCCCTGCCGCTGTGGGCTGTGGCGCTTGCCGGAGGTGGGGCAGACTTGTATCATACGCAGCATGGCCAAACCTGTGCTGATTTCCCCTTCGATCCTTTCCGCCGACTTCCTCCACCTGCAGGATGCGCTCGCCCAGGCAGAGGCTGCCGGAGCCGACTGGGTTCACATCGACGTCATGGACGGACATTTCGTCCCTAACCTCACCATGGGCCCGTTCATCGTAGAAGCCTGCCGTCGGGCGACCCGCTTGCCCCTGGACGTGCATCTGATGATCGAGAACCCCGATCGCCTGCTCCCGGCCTTTGTCGATGCGGGCGCAGACTATCTGACGGTGCACGTCGAGGCCTGCCCGCACTTGCCCCGGACCTTGCAGTCCATCCGGGATGGGAGCGTGCGGGCGGGGGTTAGCCTGAACCCCGGCACGCCAGCGTCCGTCCTGACTGAGATCCTACCCATGGTGGACCTGGTCCTGGTGATGTCGGTAAACCCGGGGTACTCCGGGCAGGGCTTCATGAGCAGCGTCTTGCCCAAGATCGGCCAGATCCGCCAGGCGCTGGACCATTTGGGGGCCCAGGCCCGGCTGCAGGTGGACGGGGGAATCTCGCCCAAGACCGCCCCGGCGGCGGTCCGGGCCGGCGCCGACGTCCTGGTGGCGGCCAGCGCCATCTTCGGCCACCCGCAGGGCATCGCAGCCGGCCTGGAGGCGCTCCGCCGCTCGGTCGCCTAGGACCGGTCACTCAAACCCGGCAGGAAGCAGGCCGGCCGCCTGTTCGGCGGCCGGTGGCGTTTCGGTCCCAAGCGGGAGCCCGCTCAGACGCGGGCCATGCGCTTAATGCACTTTGTGCACAGGGTCTTCTGCACCCTGCGCCCGTTCTCCAGCACCCGAGCGTTCTGCAGGTTGGGGCGGAACTTGCGCTTGCTGGCCCTCTGCGAAAAGCTACGCCGCTGGCCAAAAGTCGTGGTCTTACCGCAATTTGCGCACTTGGCCATGTGTCCAACAATCCTTTCCGGTTGGCGAGCTAGTGAGGGTAGAATATACCATACTTGTCCTGGTGCCTCCAAGGCGCCCTGGCAGCTCGGAGGGCAGCTATGGCGTCATCCCAAAGCCAACCAATCGGCAGGATCACGATTTCGGAGAAGGCGGTAGCGACTATCGCCGCCCATGCGGCCCTGCGATCCTACGGGATCGTCGGCATGGCCTCGCGCAACCTGGCGGACGGAATTGCCTATGTCCTTGCCCAAGACCCGCGCCACGGCGTGGAAGTCAGCCAGCGCCACAATCGCCTGCAGATTGACCTGTATGTGGTGATCGAGTATGGGACACGGGTGACCTCGGTCAGCTCCAGCGTCGCCCGCACCGTGCGCTATCAGGTCGAACGCTCGCTGGGCATCCCCATCGGCGAGGTCAACGTCCACGTCCAGGATCTGCACATCAGCTTCACGGAATGAGGCCGCAGCCGAGCCCATGACCTACCTGGGGACGCAGGTGGACCCTGCCGATCGAGAGCGCCTGGCGGACGGCTTCCGCCGGATCGATGGGCCGATGCTGCGGGCATTGGCGGAGGCCGGGCTGATCTGGCTTCGCACCAATCAGCAGCTCGTCAACGCCCTGAACGTCTTCCCCGTCCCTGACGGAGATACCGGGACCAATATGACCCTGACGATGCAGGCCGCCCTGGAGGAGGTTGCCGACTCGACCGAGACCTCTGTCGGACGAATGGCCAAGGCCATCGCCCATGGGGCGCTGATGGGCGCCCGGGGCAACTCGGGTGTGATCTTGTCGCAGCTCTGGCGGGGACTGGCCCGGGGCTTGGACGACCTGGCGACAATGGATGCCCCGGCGCTGGCGCAGTCCCTGGACTCCGCCCGCGAGACCGCCTACAAGGGCGTGCTGCAGCCGGTCGAGGGCACCATCCTGACCGTGGCCAAGGATCTCGCCAAAGCCGCCCAAGAGGCGGCCGCCAGACCCTCGGCGACGAACCTGGATGTGCTCGAGGCCGTGGTCCTGGCCGCCGACCAGTCGGTTGAGCGCACCCCCCAACTCCTCCCCGTCTTGCGCGAGGCCGGCGTCGTCGACTCCGGCGGGAAAGGGCTGTTCCTCATCCTGGAGGGCATGCTCAGGACGATCTATGGCCTAGCTCTGAATGAACCGCTGCTCGAGGTCAAGCCGATCAGCCAGCTGCAGCTCGAGCAGACGGCCGAAGCCATCGAACCCGGGCAAGACTGGGAGGTGATCGTCGACTTCCATCCGGCGGAGGACCTGAACATCCCGGCCTTCTATCAACGGCTTGGGCAGCTGGGCACATCGATTCAGGTTGGCGAGGGGGATGGGATCTACCGCATACATATTCACGTCCCGGACCAGACGGAGCTCCAACCGATTGAGTACGTCCGGTCGCTGGGGACGATCGCCAATGTCCGGATCGAGAACCTGATGCTCCAGCTTCCGAGAGGCAGGATGGCGCCCAGCAGGCCGCCGTTGCGGCTGGCAACCCCGGAGGCCGGCCAGATCGCAGTCATCGTCGTCTCGCCCGGCGAGGGGATGTCGCGGGTGTTCGGCAGCCTGGGCGCGGCGGGGGTGATCGATGGCGGCCAGACGATGAACCCGAGCACGCAGCAGATCTTGCAGGCCGTGGAGCTGGCGCCCACTGACCAGGTGATCGTCCTGCCGAACAACAAGAACATCGTGATGAGCGCCCGACAGGCTGTCGATCTCACAGTGAAGAAAGTGGCGGTCGTTCCCACCCACACTGGCCCGCAGGGCATTGCCGCCATGCTGGCCCTTGACCCCGATGGGAAGTTGGACGAAGTCGCGGCTGCAATGGTGTCGTCCATGCAGGCGGTGCGCACCGTGGAGGTGACGGTTGCGACCCGCTCGGCGAAAGTCGACGGCGTGGACGTGTGCGCCGGTCAGACCATTGGGCTGTTGGATGATACCCTGGTGGCCGCGGGCGAGAATCTGTATGACGTGCTGCGGGACTCGCTGGGGAAAGCTGGCGCCAGCAGGGCTGAGTTGGCCACGCTGTACTACGGGTCGGACATCCGGCTGGCGGAGGTCAAGCAGCTGTCCGAGCAGTTGAGGGCCGAGTGGCCCGGCTTGCAGATCGAGATCCATGAGGGCGGTCAGCCCCACTACCCCATCATCGCTTCGGTCGAGTGAAGATGCCTCAACCATGGATCGTCACGGACGCCTCCGTGCGCTTCCCATCCAAGGACTTCCTCTCACGCTACCCGGTCACGATCCTGCCGACGACACTCCGGCGAGGCACCGACAGCCTGGAGGACGGCCCGTCTGTCGATCTAACCGCGGCCATGCCCCTGTTTGAATGGGACGTCCGGCCGGCAACCTGGGAGGCCGCCAGCGTCGAATCGATCGTGGCCACCTACGAACGCTTGCACAAGGAGACCAACCGGATCATCTCGATCCACACCTCATCCAGCCTGAACGGCACCGTGGCCAATGCCCGCATCGCCATGCAGCAGTTCCTGGGGCGCTGCAACATCCAGGTTATCGACTCCATGTCGTTCTCGGCCGGCCTAGGGATGCTCGTCCAGTACGCCGCGATCGGCGCCGAGCGCGGGGCGGAGCTCGAGGAGATCGTGCGTATCGTGCGAGGCCTGATCCCGAGGTTGTACAGCGTGTTCTTCCTCGACGACATGACCTACCTCGAACGCAACCGTTTGGTGAGCCGCTCGCAGGCCATCCTGGGCAACATGTTGGGGGTCATTCCGTTCGTCACCATGGAGGAAGGCCAGGTCGTCCCGATGGAGAAGGTGCAGTCCAGGGCCAGGGCCATTGAGAAACTCGTGGAGTTCGTCTCGGAGTTTGCCAGTGTGGATCACATCGCCATCCTGCAGAACACCTCCACGCCCGGCGAGGAGACCGAGGGGGTGCTCGAGCGTGTGCGTTCGGTTCATCCGCATGCGCCGATCCACGTGATCGGCTACGGTCCCTCGGTCGCTACGCTGGTCGGTTTGAATAGCCTGGGCATGGTTGTGCTCGAGTCCGAAGAGGACTTGCAGTGACCGAGGCCGGCGGCCCGATTGCGATCGTCACCGACAGTACCGCCGACATCCCGCCCGAGCAGGCTGCGGCCCTCGGCATCATCGTCATCCCGGCCCTGGTCACGCTGGGCAGCAAGACCTTCGCCGATGGACAGGGCCTGGCGCGGAGCGAGCTGTACCGATGCATGGCCTCCCGCCGCGGCCTGCCGACCACGGCCGCGCCCTCTCCGGCCGCCTTCGAGTCGACTTTCAGCCGCCTGCTGGGCGGCGGCGCCCAGGATGTCCTGGCGATCCATGTCGCCTCCCAACTGAGCGCCATCTACGAGGTTGCGTCTCAGGCGGGGAGATCTTTTCCCGGCCGCGTTCACGTGGTCGACAGTGGGCAGCTGTCACTCGGTCTGGGCTATCAGGTCGTTGAGGCCGCTGAAGCCGCCGCCGCCGGCGCTGGACTGGACGATGTCCTCGAGGCGGCGGCCGGGGCCCGTCGCCGGGTGCGCCTGGTCGCCATGCTGAACAGCCTGGAGTACGTCCGCCGCAGCGGCCGCGTCTCCTGGCTGGGCGCCAGCATGAGCGATCTGCTGCAGGTCAAGCTGCTCGTGCGCGTCGACGGCGGGAAAGTCGAACGCCTGGCACTGGTGCGCACTCTGCGGCGCGCCCAGGACCAGTTGGCCGGCCTGGTCCCGGGATGGGGCCAGATCGCCCGCTTAGCTGTGCTGCACACCGCTGCCCCGCAGCAGGCCGAGACGCTGGCAGGCAGGCTGGCGGGGATGACCGGGCTCGACCCGTGGGTGGTTGAGGCGACCACGGTGATTGGGGTGCACATCGGCCCGGGCGCCCTGGGCATCGCGGCCATGCTACTATAGGGACTCGATGAGATCCAACCTACGATGAACCCTGCCCTCGAGATGCTCAGCAAGTTCCTCCGGCTGGAAGCCAGTCGCGGCTATGACAACCGCGCAGTTCTTGGCGGCCTCGAGCGCACCCTCGATACCTGGCTGGCGGAAGCCCGAGCGGCGGGCGTGCCCGAGGAGCTTCAGGACAGCGTTTCCCAGACGCTGTCGGCCTACCCGTCCCAGTCCCCGGATGAGCGCCACCAAAGCCTGGATGCATTGTGGACCAGGATCCACGCCCAGGGTACCCTACCCGCCGAGGGCCGGTCGCAGCCTGCGCCGAGTCTTGATCCAGGTGCCAGCGCCTCCCTCGCAGCCCCTCCATCGCAATTAGTGGCTATGCGCAGCACTCCCCAACCGGTCGACCGGTCCCCCGCTCCAGCCGAGGAGCGGCCAAGGACGAACACCTCAGCCCCGGAGGCCATGCCCGCCGACGCCGATGGCCCGATGCCTTCCGAAGCCGACTCCCCGGACGACTTGCTCGACGAGGAGGAGGACGAACAGGCCCATCCGGCCGCAACCGCCGGCGCCAGCATGGAGGACCACTCCCCGCTGGAAGAAGCCGCGTTCCGCGCACCACTGACCACCTTGCCAGGCATCGGCCCCAAGTCCGCCCACACCCTCGGCACGCTCGGACTGCACACCCTGGGCGATCTGCTGTTCTACTTCCCGCGCCGCTATGACGACTACTCCGCCCTCAAGACCATCAACCGCGTCTGGTATGGCGAAGAGGTCACTATCATCGCCACCGTCGACGAAATCCGCCTTCGTCCGATTCGCGGCGGGCGAATGAAGCTGGTCGAGGCCGTTGTGTCGGATGGCTCCGGCGCGCTGCGCGTCAGCTGGTTCAACCAGCCATGGATCGTCCAGAACCTGCAACCGGGGAAGGCCGTTGTGCTCTCCGGTCGGGTCGACCAATATCTGGGCAAACTGGTGATGAACAGCCCGGAGTGGGAGCCGCTTGAACGACAGCAGCTGCACACCAACCGCATCGTCCCCGTGTACCCCCTGACGGCCGGAGTCGGCGGCAAGTGGCTGCGGCGTGTGCTGCACTCGGTCGTCACTCGCCTGGCGCCGCGGTTGGTCGATCCGCTCAGCGGGGAGCTGCGCCAGCAGGCCGACCTCATCGAGCTCGGGCAGGCCGTTCAGCAGATCCATTTCCCTGATGACACGCGCCGCCTTGAGCAAGCACAGCAGCGCTTGGCCTTTGACGAACTGTTCTACCTGATCTTGGGCGTGCTGCGCCAGAAGCGAGACTGGCAGGCGCTGCAAACGACGCCGCTCACGGTGGACGACGAGTGGATGAAGACATTTCTGGGCAGCCTGCCATTTGCCGTGACCCAGGCCCAGCAGGCGGCCATGCAGGATGTGCGGGATGACATGGCCTCGGGCAGGCCGATGAACCGCCTGTTGCAGGGCGACGTTGGTTCGGGGAAGACGGTGGTCGCAGCATTGGCCATCGCCATCGCCTGCCGGAACGGTCACCAAGCGGCGATGATGGCCCCGACGTCGATCCTGGCGGAGCAGCACTACCGCACACTGCTGGAGCTGCTTCCAGCCCACGGCGTCCCGGCCGACTCGGTCCGGCTGCTGATCGGCGCAACCCCGGAGGCAGACAAGCGCAGCATCCGCCAGGGACTGGCCGAAGGACAGGTGCGCCTGACGGTCGGCACGCACGCCCTGCTGGAAGAGCCGGTGCAGTTCCAGCGGCTGGGGCTGGCGATCATAGATGAACAACACCGGTTCGGGGTCGAGCAGCGCTCCCTGCTGCGCGCCAAAGGCGGAACGCCCAATCTGCTGGTGATGACCGCGACCCCGATACCGCGCTCGCTGGCATTGACGATCTATGGCGACCTGGACGTCAGCCTGATTGATGAACTCCCCCCGGGCCGCGCCCCGATCGAGACCCGGCTGCTGCTCCCGATCGAGCGCAGCCGCGCCCACCGGTTCATCCTGTCCCAGATCGAAGCCGGCAGGCAGGCATTCATCATCTACCCGCTCGTGGAAAGCAGTGAGAAGACCGAAGCCCTGGCGGCGGTCGAGGAGTACGATCGGCTGCAGAGCTCAGTCTTCCCCGAGCGGCGCATTGGACTGCTGCACGGGCGCATGCGTCCGAATGAAAAGGAAGACGTGATGCAGCGGTTCCGCAACGGCGAACTGGATATCCTGGTCTCGACCTCCGTGGTCGAGGTCGGGATCGACGTGCCCAATGCCAGCGTGATCATGATTGAGGGGGCGAATCGCTTCGGCCTGTCGCAATTGCACCAGTTCCGCGGCCGGGTCGGACGATCCGAACACCAGTCCTACTGCCTGCTGCTGCCGGATTCCGAAGATCCCGCCAGCAACGAACGCCTGAAAGCGCTGGAGAGCACAACCGACGGCTTCCGGCTAGCCGAGCTCGATCTCGAGCAGCGAGGCCCGGGGGACTTCCTCGGCACGCGCCAGTCGGGATTCGCGGAGCTGCGCCTGGCCAAGGTCACGGACCTCCAGCTTGTCGAGAAAGCCCGCCGGTTGGCCAGCCGCTTGTTTCAGGACGACCCCGACCTGCGACAGCCGGAGCACACCCGCCTGTCTGCCCACCTGAGCCGCTTCTGGGCAGGGGCGCAAGGAGAGATCAGCTGATGGTGCGAGCCGTCTTCCCCGGTACGTTTGACCCGGTTCACTACGGCCACATCGACATCACCGAACGTGCCTGCAAGCTCTTCGACGAGGTCATCGTGGCCGTCTATGATCGGCCGCTCAAGACCTTGCTGTTCCCCCCCGAGGAACGCCTGGCCCTGGTCCAGACGACCTTCATGGCCCAGCCCAAAGTCCGAGTGGTCGGCTACTCCGGCCTGACGGTCGATTTCTGCCGCCAGGTCTCGGCCCAGGTGATCGTGCGCGGCCTGCGGGTGTTCTCGGACTTCGAGCACGAGTTCCGCATGGCTCTGGCGAATCACCGTCTGGCCCCGGAGATCGAGGTAGTGGCATTCATCACAAGCGAGGAACACAGCTTCCTCATGGGTTCCACCGTGAGGGAAATCGCCTCACTGGGGGGCGATGTGACCAGCCTGGTGCCGACCCACGTCGCCCTGGCGCTCAAGCGCGTCATGGGCGACGGCGGGGACGATCGGCAGATGACCTCCTTGCGTGACTAGGCGGGTTTGACCTGGTCTGGTGATGGGTGTACTCTTCGGCCTGAAGCTTGCAACCAAGGCGAAGGGCCCATCCGACCGGTGAGGTGGACCGGAGGCATTTATGGACATTCTTCACTTGGTAGACCGGCT harbors:
- a CDS encoding HAD-IIA family hydrolase — protein: MPPPTDPPSAAHPSLAEIEGMIVDMDGVLWRDRAMLPGVAEFFEALNARQLPFVIATNNATSAASVICERLVSAGVSLSEAQVITSAQAAAAFLQQQVGAGTSVYVVGESGLRSAVIEAGMKIVDRAEAADVVVAGLERGLSWESLSEATLAIRAGALFVATNTDATFPSERGLLPGAGAVIAALQTASGVNPVVIGKPEPHLFLVAVDRLGTRRERTLVVGDRLETDILGARRAGLPSALVLTGVTRREDLPDVDVQPDWVFADLPALTAALETAR
- the rlmN gene encoding 23S rRNA (adenine(2503)-C(2))-methyltransferase RlmN, with amino-acid sequence MTRPLVFDLPLEALQAWVSAAGEPPYRALQIWQHLYRSLATDPLQLSDMPRPLRLRLQQEFDFSGLEPTAALSSADGKTEKTLYRLRDGQAVEAVWMGYDRRRTVCISTQAGCAMGCSFCATGQMGFGRHLTSGEIVEQVLDSARRLRAQASQLTNIVVMGMGEPFHNYEATMQALDRLNDGRGFGFGARRMTVSTVGIVPMIERFTAENRQINLAISLHAATNDLRDQLLPVNRRYPIETLLHACREYVGRTHRRISFEWALIDGVNDGPQQAQALAALLRGLTCYVNLIPLNPTDGFSGAATSSKAARAFAAVLQAGGIPSTVRQRRGIEIRAGCGQLAAPVIHPPSAADSEPGG
- a CDS encoding GAF domain-containing sensor histidine kinase gives rise to the protein MHLTDVPWSLVRELATTELGDGAAAPVWLAFGLPVVLWLSDFLGKREPASGRDATRDRGRRVDELEHELARLKLIIRKSAELNLTLNYDRVLTMVVDLCTSAIANGAAEDTRLVGGLLLFQDDELSLETGRGFSPADMRVRLPGRDGLLGQALQRGTLQAAVDPAHDPEIKRFAAVQVCQAAVCVPLIVGMEAYGALLFAHPVPGYFNEERLELLEAVSQQAVTALQNSRLYRELEVEKERIAESQEEARKKLARDLHDGPTQSVGAIAMRVNFARRLIERNPMAAADELFKIEELARRTSKEIRQMLFTLRPLVLETEGLVPALQYLANQMKETHDQQVIIEASPEAVEELEVGKQGVLFFIAEEALNNARKHARADHVWVRMQRDGDLLHLEVADDGVGFDVRSVEADYERRGSLGMLNLRERTELVSGVLHIDSGQGQGTRIHVVVPLTIEAGERLHRHGFAG
- the rpe gene encoding ribulose-phosphate 3-epimerase, whose protein sequence is MAKPVLISPSILSADFLHLQDALAQAEAAGADWVHIDVMDGHFVPNLTMGPFIVEACRRATRLPLDVHLMIENPDRLLPAFVDAGADYLTVHVEACPHLPRTLQSIRDGSVRAGVSLNPGTPASVLTEILPMVDLVLVMSVNPGYSGQGFMSSVLPKIGQIRQALDHLGAQARLQVDGGISPKTAPAAVRAGADVLVAASAIFGHPQGIAAGLEALRRSVA
- a CDS encoding 50S ribosomal protein L28, whose protein sequence is MAKCANCGKTTTFGQRRSFSQRASKRKFRPNLQNARVLENGRRVQKTLCTKCIKRMARV
- a CDS encoding Asp23/Gls24 family envelope stress response protein; translated protein: MASSQSQPIGRITISEKAVATIAAHAALRSYGIVGMASRNLADGIAYVLAQDPRHGVEVSQRHNRLQIDLYVVIEYGTRVTSVSSSVARTVRYQVERSLGIPIGEVNVHVQDLHISFTE
- a CDS encoding DAK2 domain-containing protein produces the protein MTYLGTQVDPADRERLADGFRRIDGPMLRALAEAGLIWLRTNQQLVNALNVFPVPDGDTGTNMTLTMQAALEEVADSTETSVGRMAKAIAHGALMGARGNSGVILSQLWRGLARGLDDLATMDAPALAQSLDSARETAYKGVLQPVEGTILTVAKDLAKAAQEAAARPSATNLDVLEAVVLAADQSVERTPQLLPVLREAGVVDSGGKGLFLILEGMLRTIYGLALNEPLLEVKPISQLQLEQTAEAIEPGQDWEVIVDFHPAEDLNIPAFYQRLGQLGTSIQVGEGDGIYRIHIHVPDQTELQPIEYVRSLGTIANVRIENLMLQLPRGRMAPSRPPLRLATPEAGQIAVIVVSPGEGMSRVFGSLGAAGVIDGGQTMNPSTQQILQAVELAPTDQVIVLPNNKNIVMSARQAVDLTVKKVAVVPTHTGPQGIAAMLALDPDGKLDEVAAAMVSSMQAVRTVEVTVATRSAKVDGVDVCAGQTIGLLDDTLVAAGENLYDVLRDSLGKAGASRAELATLYYGSDIRLAEVKQLSEQLRAEWPGLQIEIHEGGQPHYPIIASVE
- a CDS encoding DegV family protein; this translates as MPQPWIVTDASVRFPSKDFLSRYPVTILPTTLRRGTDSLEDGPSVDLTAAMPLFEWDVRPATWEAASVESIVATYERLHKETNRIISIHTSSSLNGTVANARIAMQQFLGRCNIQVIDSMSFSAGLGMLVQYAAIGAERGAELEEIVRIVRGLIPRLYSVFFLDDMTYLERNRLVSRSQAILGNMLGVIPFVTMEEGQVVPMEKVQSRARAIEKLVEFVSEFASVDHIAILQNTSTPGEETEGVLERVRSVHPHAPIHVIGYGPSVATLVGLNSLGMVVLESEEDLQ
- a CDS encoding DegV family protein encodes the protein MTEAGGPIAIVTDSTADIPPEQAAALGIIVIPALVTLGSKTFADGQGLARSELYRCMASRRGLPTTAAPSPAAFESTFSRLLGGGAQDVLAIHVASQLSAIYEVASQAGRSFPGRVHVVDSGQLSLGLGYQVVEAAEAAAAGAGLDDVLEAAAGARRRVRLVAMLNSLEYVRRSGRVSWLGASMSDLLQVKLLVRVDGGKVERLALVRTLRRAQDQLAGLVPGWGQIARLAVLHTAAPQQAETLAGRLAGMTGLDPWVVEATTVIGVHIGPGALGIAAMLL
- the recG gene encoding ATP-dependent DNA helicase RecG, which gives rise to MNPALEMLSKFLRLEASRGYDNRAVLGGLERTLDTWLAEARAAGVPEELQDSVSQTLSAYPSQSPDERHQSLDALWTRIHAQGTLPAEGRSQPAPSLDPGASASLAAPPSQLVAMRSTPQPVDRSPAPAEERPRTNTSAPEAMPADADGPMPSEADSPDDLLDEEEDEQAHPAATAGASMEDHSPLEEAAFRAPLTTLPGIGPKSAHTLGTLGLHTLGDLLFYFPRRYDDYSALKTINRVWYGEEVTIIATVDEIRLRPIRGGRMKLVEAVVSDGSGALRVSWFNQPWIVQNLQPGKAVVLSGRVDQYLGKLVMNSPEWEPLERQQLHTNRIVPVYPLTAGVGGKWLRRVLHSVVTRLAPRLVDPLSGELRQQADLIELGQAVQQIHFPDDTRRLEQAQQRLAFDELFYLILGVLRQKRDWQALQTTPLTVDDEWMKTFLGSLPFAVTQAQQAAMQDVRDDMASGRPMNRLLQGDVGSGKTVVAALAIAIACRNGHQAAMMAPTSILAEQHYRTLLELLPAHGVPADSVRLLIGATPEADKRSIRQGLAEGQVRLTVGTHALLEEPVQFQRLGLAIIDEQHRFGVEQRSLLRAKGGTPNLLVMTATPIPRSLALTIYGDLDVSLIDELPPGRAPIETRLLLPIERSRAHRFILSQIEAGRQAFIIYPLVESSEKTEALAAVEEYDRLQSSVFPERRIGLLHGRMRPNEKEDVMQRFRNGELDILVSTSVVEVGIDVPNASVIMIEGANRFGLSQLHQFRGRVGRSEHQSYCLLLPDSEDPASNERLKALESTTDGFRLAELDLEQRGPGDFLGTRQSGFAELRLAKVTDLQLVEKARRLASRLFQDDPDLRQPEHTRLSAHLSRFWAGAQGEIS